A stretch of the Vitis riparia cultivar Riparia Gloire de Montpellier isolate 1030 chromosome 13, EGFV_Vit.rip_1.0, whole genome shotgun sequence genome encodes the following:
- the LOC117928253 gene encoding phosphoinositide phospholipase C 6-like, protein MKTHNYKVFKCFSRKFKIGGVEPPPYVKLIFAKYSGGGTHMGPAQFSRFLAEVQGQEGCTVADAERVMEEVARRRHNHIGLIEHQPCALTLDDFFHYLLSDDLNQAIKTQVHHDMTAPLPHYFIYTGHNSYLTGNQISSDCSDVPIIKALLTGVRVIELDIWPNSTKDDIQVIHGRTLTTPVTLIKCLRSIREYAFIASPYPVIITLEDHLTPDLQAKVAEMVTQTFGDMLYYPESGCLEEFPSPESLKYKIIISTKPPKEDVEAKRIKGKENPSPRKENSSPRERDMCEESSQKEVSDLLAELEAAERESESYEYEENSSSDGGSGQSETPKYKLLITIQAGKPKGGLKNALRVGSNEIRRLSLSEQALEKAAASHGTDLVRFTQKNVLRIYPKGTRVNSSNYKPMLGWMHGAQMVAFNMQGYGKSLWLMHGMFRCNGGCGYIKKPDFLMKKGPYREVFNPKATLPVKTILKVGVYMGDGWSLDFSPTHFDTYSPPDFYTKIHIVGAPADNTKRKTKIINNNWFPVWDEAFMFSLTVPELALLRIEVREHDRSEKDDFGGQTCLPVSELRPGIRSVPLFDKKGEKYKSVRLLMEFEFL, encoded by the exons ATGAAAACCCACAATTACAAGGTGTTTAAGTGCTTCAGCAGGAAGTTCAAGATCGGCGGAGTGGAGCCTCCGCCATATGTTAAGCTTATTTTTGCGAAATATTCCGGTGGAGGGACCCACATGGGGCCCGCCCAGTTCAGCCGCTTTCTGGCGGAGGTTCAGGGCCAGGAAGGTTGCACGGTGGCGGACGCCGAGAGGGTCATGGAGGAGGTTGCCCGCCGGCGGCACAACCACATTGGATTGATCGAGCATCAGCCTTGCGCCCTCACACTCGATGACTTCTTCCATTACCTCCTGTCCGATGATCTCAACCAAGCCATCAAAACCCAG GTACACCATGATATGACTGCTCCGTTGCCACATTATTTTATCTACACAGGTCATAATTCATACTTGACTGGAAATCAAATCAGCAGTGATTGCAGTGATGTGCCAATCATAAAGGCCCTGCTAACAGGCGTGAGAGTGATCGAGCTCGATATATGGCCAAATTCCACCAAAGATGATATTCAGGTTATTCATGGAAG GACACTAACAACCCCAGTGACCCTCATCAAATGCTTGAGGTCCATAAGGGAGTATGCTTTCATCGCCTCTCCATACCCTGTGATAATAACTCTAGAAGATCATCTTACACCCGATCTTCAAGCTAAAGTTGCAGAG ATGGTTACTCAAACATTTGGGGATATGCTGTATTACCCTGAGTCCGGATGCCTAGAAGAATTCCCATCCCCAGAATCATTGAAGTATAAGATTATTATTTCGACAAAACCGCCAAAAGAGGATGTTGAAGCCAAGAGAatcaagggaaaagaaaatccttctccaagaaaagaaaattcctctCCAAGGGAAAGGGATATGTGTGAAGAATCATCGCAGAAGGAGGTGTCTGACCTACTAGCTGAACTGGAAGCTGCAGAGAGG GAGAGTGAGAGCTACGAGTATGAAGAGAACAGCAGCAGTGATGGCGGATCAGGCCAGTCAGAGACGCCTAAATACAAGCTCCTAATCACAATTCAAGCGGGGAAGCCAAAGGGTGGGTTGAAGAATGCCTTAAGGGTTGGGAGTAACGAGATTAGACGTCTTAGCTTGAGCGAACAGGCACTTGAAAAGGCTGCTGCCTCTCATGGAACCGATCTCGTGAG GTTCACACAGAAGAATGTTCTGAGGATATACCCTAAAGGGACGCGAGTTAACTCATCAAATTACAAGCCAATGCTCGGGTGGATGCATGGAGCTCAGATGGTGGCATTTAATATGCAG GGATATGGAAAATCACTCTGGTTAATGCACGGGATGTTTAGATGCAATGGAGGGTGCGGCTATATAAAAAAGCCTGATTTCTTGATGAAGAAAGGTCCATATAGGGAAGTCTTCAACCCTAAAGCAACCCTGCCAGTGAAGACAATCTTAAAG GTGGGAGTGTACATGGGCGATGGTTGGAGCTTAGATTTCAGCCCAACACACTTCGATACATACTCCCCACCAGACTTCTACACAAAG ATTCACATAGTTGGAGCACCTGCAGATAATACTAAGAGGAAGACGAAGATAATAAACAACAACTGGTTTCCAGTATGGGATGAAGCTTTTATGTTCTCATTGACAGTTCCAGAGCTCGCTTTGCTTCGAATTGAGGTACGAGAACATGATAGATCCGAGAAGGATGATTTTGGTGGGCAGACATGTTTGCCGGTCTCGGAGCTCAGGCCTGGGATCCGCTCAGTTCCTCTGTTcgacaaaaagggggagaagtATAAATCTGTGAGGCTACTCATGGAGTTTGAGTTCTTATGA